The candidate division KSB1 bacterium genome includes a window with the following:
- a CDS encoding transketolase — protein sequence MGIATPIGFDQERLTEEQVAWLRETARLARGDILKMTTLANSGHPGGSMSSIEIYLTVWSCANVDPADPHHPDRDRIVVSHGHTSPGVYSALGRLGFVNLDEAIAGFRLAGTIFEGHVERHVPGVEWSTGNLGQGLSAACGFALASRLWKRPFRVFALMSDGEQQKGQVSEARRFARKYGLTNLIGVIDFNQIQISGHTYEVMPQDIRANWESDGWRVLEVDGHDPQALYQALREAVRDEDHLVVILARTVIGKGVSFMEDKPDYHGKPVSRDQLAQALQELGLENDLERYEALRKELASRPAQEPQLASPIFRLDTGTPRTYGPEEKTDNRSAWGNALKDLALRNCGHNERSPIAVFDCDLASSVKTDGFASVCPDAFFQGGIQEHNTAVIAGALSTQGVVTFWADFGVFGIDETYNQHRLNDINQTHLKLVTTHDGLDVGEDGKTHQCIDYVGVLRNLYGFRVIVPADPNQTDRAVRYVATQAGNFALAMGRSRLPVILDLEGQPFYGGDYRFEYGKADLVRPGNQAAIVTMGSMVYRAVAAWEKLKAMGIDVAVWNFSCPIDLDSEALEQAARTGLLVTYEDHNVRTGLGCSVANALVEKGLRCRLVKLGIPGYGASGKPDDLFKLYGLSVDQLVETVRKHLS from the coding sequence ATGGGGATCGCGACGCCCATCGGGTTTGACCAGGAACGCCTGACTGAGGAGCAAGTGGCCTGGCTGCGGGAGACGGCCCGTTTGGCCCGCGGCGACATTCTGAAGATGACCACCCTGGCCAATTCCGGCCACCCGGGCGGATCGATGTCCTCGATCGAGATTTATCTGACCGTATGGTCCTGCGCCAACGTTGATCCGGCAGATCCCCACCATCCCGATCGAGATCGGATTGTCGTGAGCCATGGCCATACTTCGCCCGGGGTTTACAGCGCCCTCGGAAGGCTGGGCTTCGTGAATCTGGACGAGGCCATCGCCGGCTTCCGCTTGGCCGGGACGATCTTCGAGGGACACGTGGAGCGCCACGTACCGGGTGTGGAGTGGAGCACCGGGAACCTCGGCCAGGGGCTTTCGGCTGCCTGTGGTTTTGCCCTGGCCAGTCGCCTCTGGAAGCGCCCCTTCCGCGTGTTCGCTCTGATGAGCGACGGCGAGCAGCAAAAAGGACAAGTGTCCGAAGCGCGCCGCTTCGCCCGCAAGTACGGCTTAACGAACCTCATCGGAGTGATCGACTTCAACCAAATCCAGATCAGCGGCCACACCTATGAGGTCATGCCTCAAGATATCCGCGCCAACTGGGAAAGCGATGGCTGGCGGGTGCTCGAAGTGGACGGGCACGACCCCCAGGCCCTCTACCAGGCGTTACGCGAGGCCGTACGCGATGAAGACCATCTGGTTGTGATCCTCGCCCGCACCGTGATCGGCAAGGGTGTGTCCTTCATGGAAGACAAACCAGACTACCACGGGAAGCCTGTGTCACGGGACCAGCTTGCCCAGGCCCTCCAGGAACTCGGCCTGGAAAACGACCTGGAGCGTTACGAGGCCCTGCGTAAGGAGCTCGCTTCGCGACCTGCCCAGGAACCCCAGCTTGCTTCCCCCATCTTCCGTCTGGACACAGGGACCCCCCGCACCTACGGACCCGAAGAGAAGACCGACAACCGGAGCGCCTGGGGCAACGCCCTCAAGGACCTTGCCCTGCGCAACTGTGGGCACAACGAACGGAGCCCCATCGCTGTATTTGACTGCGACCTGGCCTCTTCCGTGAAGACCGACGGCTTCGCCTCCGTGTGCCCGGACGCCTTCTTCCAGGGAGGGATCCAGGAGCACAACACAGCCGTCATCGCCGGCGCCCTCTCCACCCAGGGGGTGGTTACCTTCTGGGCTGACTTCGGGGTTTTCGGCATCGACGAAACGTACAACCAGCACCGGCTCAACGACATCAATCAGACGCACCTCAAGCTGGTCACCACGCACGACGGCCTGGACGTGGGTGAAGACGGCAAGACGCACCAGTGTATCGACTACGTCGGCGTGTTGCGCAACCTGTATGGCTTCCGTGTGATCGTCCCGGCGGATCCCAATCAAACCGACCGGGCGGTCCGGTACGTGGCAACGCAGGCTGGCAATTTCGCCCTGGCTATGGGGCGTTCTCGGCTGCCTGTGATCCTGGACCTGGAAGGGCAGCCTTTCTACGGCGGGGATTACCGCTTCGAATACGGCAAGGCCGACCTGGTACGGCCCGGAAACCAGGCCGCCATCGTGACCATGGGGTCAATGGTCTACCGAGCAGTGGCCGCCTGGGAGAAGCTTAAAGCCATGGGCATCGATGTGGCGGTGTGGAATTTCTCCTGCCCCATCGACCTGGACTCCGAAGCGCTGGAACAAGCGGCCCGCACAGGCTTGCTTGTCACCTATGAAGATCACAACGTGCGGACGGGACTGGGCTGCTCTGTGGCCAATGCTCTTGTCGAGAAAGGGCTGAGGTGCCGGCTGGTCAAACTCGGAATTCCGGGCTACGGCGCCTCGGGTAAGCCAGACGACCTGTTCAAGCTGTACGGGCTCAGCGTGGATCAGCTGGTGGAGACCGTCCGGAAGCATCTTAGCTGA
- the pyrF gene encoding orotidine-5'-phosphate decarboxylase, whose amino-acid sequence MTAVPFNRRVREVCSARDSLLCVGLDPDPERLPSVVRGDVRAFLRAIVSATAPYAAAFKLNAAFYEALGPQGWSVLQETMTAIPEGVLKIYDAKRGDIGNSSRFYARSSFALLGADAVTVNPYMGYDAVAPFLEYPGKGVFVLCLTSNPGAEDLQYLASEQGPLYERVAQLARAWNRQDNVGLVVGATRPEPLRRLRALVPELPFLVPGIGAQGGEVAQVVPAALDADGLGALFNASRSILYASSGPDFAEAAARAAESLRSQINLHRRR is encoded by the coding sequence GTGACGGCTGTTCCGTTCAACCGCCGAGTGAGGGAGGTCTGCAGCGCTCGGGATTCGCTCCTCTGCGTGGGCCTTGATCCCGATCCCGAGCGTCTGCCGTCCGTCGTGCGGGGTGACGTTCGGGCGTTTCTTCGCGCTATTGTCTCGGCAACCGCACCCTACGCAGCCGCCTTCAAGCTCAACGCCGCCTTCTACGAGGCCTTGGGCCCCCAGGGCTGGTCCGTGCTGCAAGAGACGATGACGGCCATCCCCGAGGGGGTGCTCAAGATCTACGACGCGAAACGGGGAGATATCGGCAATTCCTCGCGCTTCTACGCCCGTAGCTCCTTCGCCCTTCTTGGCGCTGACGCCGTAACGGTTAACCCCTACATGGGATACGATGCGGTTGCCCCGTTTCTGGAATACCCAGGGAAGGGTGTTTTCGTGCTGTGTCTAACCAGCAATCCGGGGGCGGAGGACTTGCAGTACCTGGCGTCGGAGCAGGGCCCTCTCTACGAGCGGGTAGCTCAGTTGGCGCGGGCATGGAATCGCCAGGACAATGTGGGGTTGGTGGTAGGGGCCACGCGCCCCGAGCCCCTGCGCCGCCTGCGGGCTCTGGTCCCTGAGTTGCCCTTTCTGGTGCCGGGAATCGGGGCTCAGGGAGGGGAGGTCGCCCAGGTCGTGCCCGCAGCCTTAGACGCTGACGGACTCGGCGCCCTTTTCAACGCCAGTCGCTCGATCCTCTACGCTTCGTCGGGGCCAGACTTTGCGGAGGCCGCCGCCCGAGCGGCGGAATCGCTCCGCAGCCAAATCAATCTGCACCGCAGGAGGTAA